The Vicia villosa cultivar HV-30 ecotype Madison, WI unplaced genomic scaffold, Vvil1.0 ctg.000926F_1_1, whole genome shotgun sequence DNA segment ctgcctccagaagattctcctctttcaggcttttttgaacttctgaagctcttgaacttcctctacttgcttttccagagttgattaactcttctggagatcatggacagttcatcttcttctgattctgattcttcagaatctacttctttagcctgaaaagcgttagtgcattttttataattagattttaatgcaacagacttacctttcttctgaggttcatttgcgccaagctcaatttcatgactcctcagggcactgatcagctcttccaaagagacttcattcaaattcttcgttatcttgaatgcagtcaccattgggccccatcttctaggcaagcttctgatgatcttcttcacatgatcagccttggtgtagcctttgtccagaactcttaatccagcagttagagtttgaaatcttgaaaacatcttctcaatgtcttcatcatcctccatcttgaaggcttcatacttctggattagagcaagagctttgatctccttgacttgagcatttccttcatgagtcattttcaaagactcatatatgtcatgggccgtttccctgttagatatcttctcatactcagcatgagagatagcattcagcaaaacagtcatgcacttgtgatgatttttgaattccttcttttgCTCATCAGTCATTTCttttcttgtgagccttacaccactagctttaactggatgtttgtaaccatccaacagaagatgccatagatcagcatctagaccaagaaagtaactttcaagtttatctttccagtattcaaagttttcaccatcaaccactagtggtctagtataaccattgttaccatttccattgtattgctcagcagagccagatgtagatggatttgttggatcttcaccagccatcttgacttaagcgtttttctcttcctgaatcttttctaaacacggttaagtgcttgcaccttagaaccggcgctctgatgccaattgaagggtagaaaaacacttagaaagggggggtttgaataagtgtagtttcaaaacttataagataaaaacaacttgcacaattatttttatcctggttcgttgttaactaaactactccagtccacccttgacaaggtgatttacctcaactgaggatttaatccactaatcacacaagattacaatggttttccacttagacaactgctaagtcttctagagtcttctgatcacaacctgatcactctaggaacaaatgcttagataacctctaagacttttctagagtattctgatctaactgatcactctagtcctttacaagttaatgtaatcaaattctaagagtattacaatgcttctgaaaagctataatcacaactgtgatatttctcttaaagtttaagcttaatctcactatagtattacaacatcaataagtgaggttgaagatgaagttatgagagcgtttgaatttgacagcatttctgtaagtttgcgcaagagttgtattcctgaaatggaaattgcatagtattagagtaccacattatctcatacaaaattcatacacattgttatcatcaaaactaagaatattgatcagaacaaatcttgttctaacaaccacTCTTAAACCTGAACCTGATCCTCGTACATACAAATAAGCCCTCAAACATAAACATTGGCAAGATGCCATGACTGTAGAGTATAATGCCCTTGTGAAAAATGGTACTTGGTCTCTTGTTCCTTGTCCTACTAATGTCAATGTTGTAGGTTGTAAATGGATTTACAGGACAAAATGCAAATCTAACGGGAGTATCGAGCGTCACAAGGCTCGTTTGGTGGCACAAGGTTTTAGTTAGCAAGCAGGTAAAGACTTCTTTGAGACGTTCAGCCCAGTGGTTAAGCCAACAACTATTCGACTTGTCTTGTCCATTGCCTTATCCAACCAATGGTGTCTTCGGCAATTAGATATCAACAATGCATTCTTGAATGGTGAGCTCTCTGAGGTTGTCTATATGCGTCAACCAAAGGGTTTTGAGGATTCTCATCATCCTGATCATGTCTGTCAATTGCGGAAGGCTCTTTACGGGCTCAAACAAGCACCCAAAGCTTGGTTTACCAAGCTTAAGCATTACCTTGTCACGCAGGGCTTTCGGGCTTGTCAATCTGACACGTCCTTGTTTGTTCATCATTCTGCTGCTGCAACCATCTACATCCTTGTATATGTAGACGATCTGATCATTACCGGCACGGATTCaagtttgattaataacttcatcaTTAATCTTAACAAGGTGTTTGCTTTAAAGGATCAGGGAGAATTACATAATTTCCTCGGTCTTCAAATCACACGCACCAGTTCAGGGGTTCAACTCACTCAAGAAGGTTATGTTAGAGATATTCTGGAGTCCACCAACATGTCTGCTGCTGCTCCTATAACAACACCTGCTGACCCACAACAGCGTCTAGTCAAAGCAGGTGAACAATTCGATGATCCAGCCTTATACAGACGCACAGTCGGTTCTCTCCAATCCGCCACAATCACCCGGCCTAATATTACGTATGCGGTAAATCGCGTTTGTCAATTTATGCATTCACCGACACTTGATCACTGGTGTGCTGTCAAAAGAATACTTCGTTATCTTGCTGGTACTCTGTCACATTCTCTCCACTTCAGTCCAACTCCAACAACTTCCTTTTTAGCATATTCCGACGCGGGTTGGATCTCGGATTCGGACGACAGCCTCTCTCAGTTTGGTTATGCAATCTTCCATGGTTCTAATCTCATCAGCTGGACTTCCCGCAAACAGAAGGTTGTTGCTCGCTCAAGCACTGAGGCGAAATATCGATCCCTGGCATACACCGCCGCCGAACTACTTTGGCTCAATCTTCTTGCTTCTGAGCTTCATGTGCCTATTATTGGTCCTCCGTTGCTTCTCTGCGACAATGTTGGTGCCATTTTCTTGTCTAAGAACCCGGTTATCAGCACACGGTCCAAGCATATTGCGCTCGATTTTCACTTTCTTCGTGACCAGGTTGATTCCGGTACTCTCAAAATTGGCCACGTCTCATCCGTTGATCAGCTGGccgatatcttcaccaagccactTTCCAAAGATAGAGTTTCTTTTCTTCGTTCCAAGCTTCGAGTTCTTCCGAATCATCAGCTTGCTGTGGGGTAATAAGTAGTTAGTAATTAATTTCCTACTTTCCTACCAAGTAACATTAGTGGAATAGGTCAGTAATTATTTTCCTACTTTCATGCCAGTAACGGAATAGTGGAATAGTGGAATAGGCTTGATTGTTAGTTCCACTCCATATTATTAGCATTCAGTTTCTCAATTCTTTGCTGTATATATTCGTGTAATTGTTTACCACATTAATCAAGAAATTATCAATTCAATTACATTCTCTACAGTATACTATACATATACGATGTATATGTCAAGAGAAACACTACTTTGACAATGAAATGCACACCTACACCTACAcctacacctacaccgtatattATACCATAAATATGTATTCAACAaatttttaaataactttttcaaAAGTAATTGTAGATATATGGTGTAAATTTTATACGGTGTACTAAAATAGTGCAAGGATAATATGGCTTATATGTTAAAGTTGGTGTCACCATATCATTTCTCTTTATTAGTTTTGTTAGTATATTGAATGTTAGTAAAAGTCTCGTTATTAACACGTTTATGATTTCTTTACGAGCCACATTTTTGTTATAAAATGGATATTAGAGATACTCAAATATAGTTTCCATATAGCTGGCTTGTTGAAGACAACACAAACACCAATAAAAACAATCACAAAATTGACTCTTTCTATCCATACTCTTAGTTCTAAATCCCATATATAGGAAACCACAAAATTCCAATTAACAACAATATTCATACAATTCATCCATATATTTTTAAAAGGTCATGCCATAATAAAAGGGGACTTGAATGCTTTAACCATCGCCAGTGAGTCTGTTTCTaaccaaataaaattcaaattattctCACAAGCAAACTCAATTGAAAGCATTGCACCCGAGATTTTGGCCATGAAAGAATTAGAAACTCCTAAATAAGAGGCAAAGGCTCCCATAAATTTCTCATCACTATTTCTCACAATACCACCGCAAGCTGACAAACCCGAAGTAGAAGATAAAGCACCGTCACAGTTAATTTTTATCCAATTCCTCGAGGGAGGCTTCCAAATAACCTCCATATTATTAGGAGCTTTAAGAGGACGCATAATAACTTTGAAACTGTTGATAATAGTGAATTCATGCATATTCAAATGCTTTGTCGCCAAAGCAACACTACCAGCCAAAGAAACTGCTTCCATAATGTATGAAGTGGCAGTAGAAAAATTCATCTTAGTACTTTGGAATCTAATCTTATTTCTAGCTAGCCAAATAGAATTTAAGACATAAATGACGGCAGCCTCAATAACATTTTTGCATTGACTAGCCCCAAATTTATTGCAAAGACTCCAAACATCATTCCAACCGAGAATAGGATAGAAGAAATTAAGTTTGTAACATAACCATTTCCAAAGTTGAGAGGAGTACTTACAATCAAAGAAAAGGTGGGACGACATTTCTTCCGCCTCATTGCATAAGTCGCACCAAGATAGAAAAGAAAAATCTATTCTTTGCCATTGATTGTCAGTATGCACTTTGTTATGTAAGAGCTTCCAAATAAAGCACGACTTTGAAGGTGGAATTGATTTGGACCAAAGCCACTGCTACCAATCCTTATGCAGCCCTTTCAGTCTCTTAAAGTCATATACGATTTTAGGAGTGAACTCCCCATTATAAAAATGCATCTAAACTTTCGAATTAGGCCGAAGGTCTAAAAGAATATGGCATCCAGAAATTCTCGTCTGCAGCGCAGCTGGGATGCAAGTGATAGCTTTAGAAAAATCCCACCTTTCATCGGTTGTAATACTACTTACTGTTTGATCGACGATAGTAGCCGCATCCACGAACTCAGTTTGCAATGGACTTCCACACAAAGCATCATACCATAGAATAATATTAGAACCGCAACCCATAATCGAAGATGTATTGTTCTCCACTATTGGAATTTCCAGCATAATGCTGGACCAAATGGAAGGAAAAATATAATGCTtgatgattttattatttttgaagactctatgtctaaGCAACTCAGCCCAAGGTTCAATAGAATTGTGTAAATCCCATACCATCTTAAGATTGTAGGCATCATTTAAACTGATGAGAGACCGAATCCCAAGCCTGCCTTCTACTAAAGGAAAACACATATTCTTCTAAGCCACCATTATGATTTTATTCTTAGTAGTTTTCCCACTCCATATGAACCTCTTCACCGCACACTCCACATCCCAGATAAGAGAAATCGGCCACGAATAAAGAGCTATGGAATGGGTGAGCATACCTTGAATGACAGATTTCACAAGCTCCACGCAACAAATAAATGATAAAAGAGCACATTTCCAAGAGGATAGCCTATTTGTGATTTTATCTACAATAAGATGTAAATGAACCGCTTTTGATTTTCCTTTAAAGATAGGAACTCCAAGATAAACAAATAGAGAAGTGCCAATTTTTAACCCCGACATCTCCGCCAAAATATTCAATCTAGAAACGGACATAGAACTACTATAT contains these protein-coding regions:
- the LOC131632300 gene encoding uncharacterized protein LOC131632300, coding for MSSHLFFDCKYSSQLWKWLCYKLNFFYPILGWNDVWSLCNKFGASQCKNVIEAAVIYVLNSIWLARNKIRFQSTKMNFSTATSYIMEAVSLAGSVALATKHLNMHEFTIINSFKVIMRPLKAPNNMEVIWKPPSRNWIKINCDGALSSTSGLSACGGIVRNSDEKFMGAFASYLGVSNSFMAKISGAMLSIEFACENNLNFIWLETDSLAMVKAFKSPFIMA
- the LOC131632302 gene encoding uncharacterized protein LOC131632302, whose amino-acid sequence is MAISIVLVDFEGDPLSSLLFYLAEENVNCNKSFLYSSSMSVSRLNILAEMSGLKIGTSLFVYLGVPIFKGKSKAVHLHLIVDKITNRLSSWKCALLSFICCVELVKSVIQGMLTHSIALYSWPISLIWDVECAVKRFIWSGKTTKNKIIMVA